One Rhodothermales bacterium genomic window carries:
- a CDS encoding SGNH/GDSL hydrolase family protein → MRPSASSRRDFLKTAAFTAGAGIPIADIVASVFEDADDDGADFLLAADRVVLFQGDSITDAGREKEKQEPNAGRSLGNGYVSLAAAQLLAMQPRANWQCYNRGISGNKVYQLAERWEADCMDLQPHVLSILIGVNDFWHKLNGNYDGTPEIYERDYRALLDRTKAALPGVRLILCEPFAVEGGTAINETWHPEFDAYQAAAKRIADDYKAQWVPYQKLFDAALKKAPASYWCPDGVHPAPPGNYLMAEAWLKAFKKASR, encoded by the coding sequence ATGAGACCATCCGCATCGAGCCGTCGCGACTTTCTGAAGACGGCCGCCTTTACCGCCGGCGCCGGTATCCCCATCGCCGACATCGTCGCCTCCGTATTTGAGGATGCCGACGACGACGGCGCCGATTTCCTCCTCGCCGCCGACCGCGTCGTGCTGTTCCAGGGCGACTCGATCACGGATGCCGGCCGGGAGAAGGAAAAGCAGGAGCCCAACGCCGGCCGCAGCCTCGGCAACGGGTACGTATCGCTGGCGGCCGCTCAGTTGCTGGCCATGCAGCCCCGCGCCAACTGGCAGTGCTACAACCGGGGCATCAGCGGTAACAAGGTCTACCAGCTGGCCGAACGCTGGGAGGCGGATTGCATGGACCTCCAGCCGCACGTGCTCAGCATCCTCATCGGCGTCAACGACTTCTGGCACAAGCTAAACGGCAACTACGACGGGACGCCGGAGATCTACGAACGCGATTACCGCGCCTTGCTGGACCGCACAAAGGCCGCCCTGCCCGGTGTTCGCCTCATTCTGTGCGAACCGTTCGCGGTGGAAGGCGGCACGGCCATCAACGAAACGTGGCACCCCGAATTCGATGCGTACCAGGCGGCCGCAAAACGTATAGCCGACGACTACAAGGCGCAGTGGGTCCCCTACCAGAAACTGTTCGACGCTGCCCTGAAAAAAGCGCCGGCATCCTACTGGTGCCCGGACGGCGTCCATCCGGCGCCTCCAGGCAACTACCTCATGGCCGAGGCGTGGCTAAAAGCCTTCAAAAAGGCAAGCCGGTAA
- a CDS encoding SGNH/GDSL hydrolase family protein, which produces MSSSAVFSPARLCVLLTVILLAAGIQPLRAQDDPDPGRFAEEIADFEAWDMKNVTPERPILFVGSSSIRIWLTGTYFPDLPVINRGFGGSHISDVNFYLERIVLKYAPRAIVFYAGDNDIAGGKSPERVLDDYKVFVSRVHALLPKTKIFFIPIKPSLLRWDMWPQMMKANAMVATYSEASPYLYYIDIATPMLGTDGTPRPEFFREDGLHLNREGYDLWTQIVRPQLLSALALDLP; this is translated from the coding sequence ATGAGCTCTTCCGCCGTTTTTTCACCCGCCCGCCTGTGCGTGCTTCTGACCGTGATCTTGCTGGCTGCCGGCATCCAGCCGCTGCGCGCGCAGGACGACCCGGACCCGGGCCGCTTTGCCGAGGAAATAGCGGATTTTGAAGCGTGGGATATGAAAAACGTGACGCCGGAGCGCCCCATCCTTTTCGTGGGCAGCTCCAGCATCCGGATCTGGCTCACGGGGACCTATTTCCCGGATCTGCCGGTCATCAACCGCGGCTTTGGCGGTTCGCACATTTCGGACGTGAACTTCTACCTCGAACGGATCGTGCTCAAGTATGCGCCGCGCGCGATTGTGTTTTATGCCGGCGACAACGACATCGCCGGCGGCAAGTCCCCGGAGCGCGTGCTCGACGATTACAAGGTTTTCGTGTCCCGCGTGCACGCCCTGCTGCCGAAAACGAAGATCTTCTTCATCCCCATCAAACCGAGCCTGCTCCGGTGGGACATGTGGCCCCAGATGATGAAGGCGAATGCGATGGTCGCCACCTATTCCGAGGCGTCGCCTTACCTCTATTATATCGACATCGCCACGCCCATGCTCGGGACGGACGGCACACCGCGGCCGGAGTTTTTCAGGGAAGATGGCCTCCACCTGAACCGGGAAGGGTACGACCTGTGGACGCAGATCGTGCGGCCGCAATTGCTTTCGGCACTCGCATTGGATCTGCCCTGA
- a CDS encoding peptidylprolyl isomerase, with translation MKRNLFTLALLFVTFAACQNGNSQSGSTAAGDQQLFSVDGDFAGSHILVAYSGAMRANPSVTRTKEEAMAKADSLIAVLKANPDRFDDLAREESDGPSGPSGGNLGAWKRGMMVQEFDDAIAGMDIGAITETPVETAFGYHVIRRNSLEAPFYGADAFFVGFASPQSPPEVTRTQEEARALVEGLKSKVNGANFEEMGAEYNDFGDEPFFFIGGFKEDDNVPPQLLEALKGVAIGEVAGPVEFPSGYAFVRRTRLERRSGAHILVPYAGAQQADPSLTRTKEEALARANEIIGILKDDPTQFAALASENPDMTGSQGGDLGLWFKGSMVPTFEDAISDLEIGEITETPIETDFGYHIIMRKDPIR, from the coding sequence ATGAAAAGAAATTTATTTACCCTCGCGCTGTTGTTCGTTACGTTTGCGGCCTGCCAGAACGGTAATTCGCAGAGCGGGTCCACCGCGGCCGGCGATCAGCAGCTGTTTTCGGTCGATGGCGACTTTGCCGGCTCGCACATTCTCGTCGCCTACTCCGGCGCGATGCGGGCCAATCCGAGCGTGACCCGTACGAAAGAGGAGGCGATGGCCAAGGCCGACAGCCTCATCGCGGTGCTCAAAGCGAATCCGGATCGTTTCGACGACCTGGCGCGCGAGGAGTCGGACGGGCCGTCCGGTCCCAGCGGCGGCAACCTCGGCGCCTGGAAGCGCGGGATGATGGTGCAGGAATTCGACGATGCGATTGCCGGCATGGACATCGGCGCGATCACCGAGACGCCGGTCGAAACGGCCTTCGGGTATCACGTTATCCGCCGCAATTCGCTTGAAGCGCCGTTTTACGGGGCGGATGCGTTCTTCGTAGGCTTCGCCTCCCCGCAGTCGCCGCCGGAAGTGACGCGCACGCAGGAAGAAGCGCGGGCCCTGGTCGAAGGCCTCAAGAGCAAGGTCAATGGCGCCAACTTCGAGGAAATGGGCGCCGAATACAACGACTTCGGCGACGAGCCGTTCTTCTTCATCGGGGGCTTCAAGGAAGACGACAACGTGCCGCCCCAGCTGCTGGAAGCCCTGAAGGGCGTCGCCATCGGCGAAGTCGCCGGCCCGGTGGAATTCCCCTCCGGCTATGCCTTCGTCCGCCGCACGCGGCTCGAACGGCGTTCGGGCGCGCACATCCTCGTGCCCTATGCGGGCGCGCAGCAGGCCGACCCATCGCTCACGCGCACCAAAGAGGAGGCACTCGCCCGCGCGAACGAAATCATCGGGATCCTGAAGGACGACCCCACCCAGTTCGCCGCGCTGGCGAGCGAGAATCCGGATATGACCGGCAGCCAGGGGGGCGATCTCGGCCTCTGGTTCAAGGGCAGCATGGTGCCGACCTTCGAGGATGCGATCTCCGACCTCGAAATCGGCGAGATCACCGAGACGCCGATCGAGACCGACTTCGGCTACCACATCATCATGCGCAAGGATCCGATCCGCTGA
- a CDS encoding acyl-CoA desaturase, with translation MQPNQPQTHSSTHQVDWVALIFIASYHVLLLITLPLYLLNTTPSGSLIGWTFFFTAASLISITAGYHRLYAHRTYRVHRAVEMVLLFFGTLATQSSVFRWSFDHRLHHRFVDKEGDPYDATKGFWHSHLLWMFKEGEPIEDRYISDLKEDRILRLQHAHYGWFMAVTNIIAVIILGLITGDWIGAFVIGFLARLFVVHHSTWFINSLCHMWGAKPYSTEHSAVNNFILALLTYGEGYHNYHHTFAGDYRNGVRWYQFDPPKYLIWTLSKLGLAWDLKRTDPLMIKKRLVQADRELLIDHLNRVAHIDVTELKETVVKLHEQLLASIASAKTVTDRFRALDKKVHVTEFQEMKQRFRELKSEISRDLKMWRRLCREVMKLQPAPAL, from the coding sequence ATGCAGCCTAACCAACCCCAAACGCACTCCTCTACCCATCAAGTAGACTGGGTAGCCCTGATTTTTATAGCCAGTTATCACGTACTGCTCCTCATCACGCTTCCCCTCTACCTGCTGAACACGACGCCGAGCGGCTCGCTGATCGGCTGGACCTTCTTTTTCACCGCCGCATCCCTGATCAGCATCACCGCGGGCTATCATCGCCTGTACGCGCACCGTACCTACCGCGTGCATCGCGCCGTGGAAATGGTGCTGCTGTTCTTCGGGACGCTGGCCACGCAGAGCAGCGTATTCCGCTGGTCGTTCGATCACCGCCTCCACCATCGCTTCGTCGATAAGGAAGGGGATCCGTACGACGCGACCAAGGGATTCTGGCATTCACACCTCCTGTGGATGTTCAAGGAAGGCGAACCGATCGAAGATCGCTATATCAGCGATCTCAAGGAAGATCGCATCCTCCGGCTCCAGCACGCGCATTACGGCTGGTTCATGGCCGTGACGAACATCATCGCGGTGATCATCCTCGGCCTCATCACGGGCGACTGGATCGGCGCGTTCGTGATCGGATTCCTGGCTCGCCTGTTCGTCGTGCACCACTCGACGTGGTTCATCAACTCGCTGTGCCATATGTGGGGCGCGAAGCCGTATTCGACCGAGCATTCGGCGGTGAACAATTTCATCCTCGCCCTGCTCACCTACGGCGAAGGGTATCACAACTACCACCACACGTTCGCCGGCGACTACCGCAACGGCGTTCGCTGGTATCAATTCGACCCGCCCAAGTACCTCATCTGGACGCTCAGCAAGCTGGGCCTCGCCTGGGATCTCAAGCGGACGGATCCGCTCATGATCAAAAAACGCCTCGTCCAGGCGGACCGCGAGCTGCTCATCGATCACCTCAACCGCGTCGCCCATATCGACGTGACGGAGCTGAAGGAGACCGTGGTCAAGCTGCATGAACAGCTGCTGGCCTCGATCGCCTCGGCGAAGACGGTGACGGATCGTTTCCGCGCGCTGGACAAGAAAGTGCACGTCACAGAGTTTCAGGAGATGAAGCAGCGATTCCGCGAACTGAAGTCGGAGATCAGCCGCGACCTCAAGATGTGGCGCCGGTTGTGCCGCGAGGTCATGAAGCTGCAGCCGGCGCCGGCGCTCTGA
- a CDS encoding DinB family protein, whose protein sequence is MKKSLTTLLLVAGVTLSAMAQNETAAQFQKEFMNTFNAAAEKIDGLARALPAEAYDWRPSEGVRSTKEAMMHVAAANYFIGSMLGTPVPEGVDARNLESSVKTKDEAIKHLNASFDFVRKAAGAVKPADLTKEMDLFGNKSTTMGAMYVISDHMSEHLGQLIAYARSNNVAPPWSR, encoded by the coding sequence ATGAAAAAAAGCTTGACCACACTCCTGCTCGTCGCAGGCGTGACGCTGTCGGCCATGGCTCAGAACGAGACCGCCGCGCAGTTTCAGAAAGAGTTTATGAACACGTTTAATGCCGCCGCCGAGAAGATCGACGGATTGGCCCGGGCGCTTCCCGCGGAGGCGTACGACTGGCGCCCCAGCGAGGGCGTGCGCTCCACGAAGGAGGCCATGATGCACGTTGCGGCCGCGAACTATTTTATCGGCAGCATGCTCGGCACGCCGGTTCCGGAGGGCGTCGATGCCCGCAACCTGGAATCCAGCGTCAAGACGAAAGACGAGGCCATCAAGCACCTCAACGCGTCGTTCGATTTCGTTCGTAAGGCGGCCGGCGCCGTCAAGCCGGCCGATCTGACGAAGGAGATGGACCTGTTCGGAAACAAGAGCACCACGATGGGCGCGATGTACGTGATCTCAGATCATATGTCCGAGCATCTCGGGCAGCTCATCGCGTACGCGCGTTCGAATAACGTCGCTCCGCCCTGGAGCCGTTGA
- a CDS encoding alpha-amylase family glycosyl hydrolase — protein sequence MGKAKTPDWVKNAVFYQIFPDRFARSKRMKHPASLRFKPWGSPPEEQGYQGGDLYGVVDRLDYLRGLGITAIYLNPIFASASNHRYHTFDYYQVDPLLGGNEALRELLDEAHARDMRVVLDGVFNHASRGFWPFHHILENGPDSPYLDWFIVHDWPLNPYPRKAGEPLNYDAWWNLPALPKLNTRNPDVQEYLFDIATHWLEFGIDGWRLDVPAEIDDDAFWQTFRRRVHAVNPEAYICGEIWEDARRWLQGDQFDAVMNYIFTWAVLSFCGAETLRPDYKRNHLSLEPRDAPAFGEAVAYMHGLYDWEINQAQLNLIGSHDMARPLWIVGEDVSAIRLSAFLQMTMPGAPCIYYGDEIGLSAGDDPACREAFPWEDRSKWKLDLLDAYTRLTALRHAYPVLRTGTFEPIITSGHVYGFRRELAGVEALVVVNASREGVVVDLPLHNAGPVRYASIWPAGGKDIEITEPRSTLTLSLPAREGAVWMTDSPSLAATHDR from the coding sequence ATGGGCAAGGCAAAAACACCGGACTGGGTCAAGAACGCGGTATTCTATCAGATCTTCCCGGATCGTTTCGCGCGCAGCAAGCGCATGAAGCATCCTGCGTCACTGCGTTTTAAGCCGTGGGGCAGCCCGCCGGAAGAGCAGGGGTACCAGGGCGGCGATCTGTACGGTGTGGTCGATCGCCTCGATTACCTGCGCGGCCTCGGGATCACGGCCATCTACCTGAACCCGATTTTCGCTTCGGCCTCCAATCACCGGTACCATACCTTCGACTATTACCAGGTAGATCCGCTGCTGGGCGGCAACGAGGCGCTCCGCGAATTGCTCGACGAAGCGCACGCCCGCGACATGCGCGTGGTGCTGGATGGCGTCTTCAATCACGCGAGCCGCGGATTCTGGCCCTTCCATCACATCCTGGAGAACGGCCCCGATTCCCCGTATCTCGACTGGTTCATCGTCCACGACTGGCCGCTCAATCCGTATCCGCGGAAAGCCGGCGAGCCGCTGAACTACGACGCCTGGTGGAATCTGCCGGCGCTGCCGAAGCTGAACACGCGCAATCCCGACGTGCAGGAGTACCTCTTCGACATCGCCACGCACTGGCTCGAGTTCGGCATCGACGGCTGGCGGCTCGATGTGCCAGCGGAGATCGACGACGATGCGTTCTGGCAGACCTTCCGCCGTAGGGTGCACGCCGTCAATCCGGAGGCGTATATCTGCGGCGAGATCTGGGAAGACGCCCGCCGCTGGCTGCAGGGCGATCAGTTCGATGCGGTGATGAACTATATCTTCACCTGGGCGGTGCTGTCCTTCTGCGGCGCCGAGACGCTACGGCCCGACTACAAGCGGAATCATCTTTCGCTCGAGCCCCGCGACGCGCCCGCGTTCGGTGAAGCCGTCGCCTACATGCACGGCCTCTATGATTGGGAAATAAACCAGGCGCAGCTCAACCTCATCGGCAGCCACGACATGGCGCGGCCGCTCTGGATCGTCGGGGAGGATGTGTCGGCGATCCGTCTGAGCGCGTTTTTGCAGATGACGATGCCTGGCGCGCCCTGCATCTATTACGGCGACGAGATCGGCCTGTCGGCCGGCGACGACCCGGCATGCCGCGAGGCGTTCCCCTGGGAGGATCGATCGAAGTGGAAGCTGGATCTTCTCGATGCCTATACCCGGCTTACGGCGCTCCGGCACGCCTATCCCGTCCTGCGCACGGGTACGTTCGAGCCGATCATCACGAGCGGTCACGTGTACGGTTTTCGGCGCGAGCTGGCCGGTGTGGAGGCCCTGGTGGTCGTCAATGCCAGCCGCGAAGGCGTCGTGGTGGACCTGCCGCTCCACAATGCCGGCCCCGTTCGCTACGCGAGCATCTGGCCTGCCGGCGGGAAGGACATCGAAATCACGGAGCCCCGCAGTACGCTCACGCTGTCGCTGCCGGCGCGAGAAGGAGCCGTCTGGATGACGGATTCCCCCTCGCTCGCCGCGACACATGACAGGTGA
- a CDS encoding NAD(P)/FAD-dependent oxidoreductase, with product MIVGGGFGGQALALALRKTPVELLMIDPNNYLTFQPLLYQVATAGLEPEEIVYPIRGVFRNQLNYRFRLGKVDGVDFEENQVILDTGERIDYEFLALAAGSTPHYFGIEGAREHSFPMKSLPDAIALRSHILHRFELADQYPERIQDGLLNFVVIGGGPTGVETAGALVELLQHSLPNDYPDLRLDKARVILIEGGPHLLGPFKPDSRKHAYEALREQGVHIMLSERVVRVTPHAVHLDSKKFIRTNTPIWAVGVRANPLADRLGLDQTRGGRVVVNADLSLPDRPNVFVVGDMAASADGEGALHPQLASVARQAGRHVGHVIQHRLRQETAPPFVYRNPGIMATVSRHAAVAEFPGDIRLEGFFAWMSWLVLHLILLVGFHNRMHVFISWLCTYLTHNRSARLILHMGHHDEIAEATPPAKPPAHRLPDTQPALVHARRRGQTAEDASTTEDPLRHIHLLLEQRKRQRAGSNS from the coding sequence GTGATTGTTGGAGGCGGTTTCGGCGGCCAGGCGCTCGCCCTGGCGCTCCGCAAAACTCCGGTCGAGCTGCTCATGATCGACCCGAACAACTACCTCACCTTCCAGCCCCTGCTGTACCAGGTAGCGACGGCCGGCCTCGAACCCGAAGAGATCGTCTATCCGATCCGGGGCGTCTTCCGAAACCAGCTGAATTACCGATTCCGGCTCGGCAAGGTGGATGGCGTCGACTTCGAGGAGAATCAGGTCATCCTGGATACGGGCGAACGGATCGACTACGAATTCCTCGCGCTCGCCGCCGGCTCCACGCCGCATTATTTCGGGATCGAAGGCGCGCGTGAGCATAGCTTCCCGATGAAGTCGCTGCCCGACGCCATCGCGCTGCGGAGCCATATCCTGCACCGGTTCGAACTGGCGGATCAGTACCCCGAGCGGATCCAGGATGGCTTGCTCAATTTTGTGGTGATCGGCGGGGGGCCGACGGGCGTCGAGACGGCCGGCGCGCTGGTCGAACTGCTCCAGCACTCGCTCCCGAACGACTACCCGGACCTCCGGCTCGACAAGGCCCGCGTTATCCTCATCGAGGGGGGCCCGCATCTGCTGGGGCCGTTTAAACCCGACTCACGGAAACACGCCTACGAAGCGCTGCGCGAACAGGGCGTACACATCATGCTCAGCGAGCGGGTTGTTCGGGTAACGCCGCACGCCGTGCACCTGGACAGCAAGAAGTTCATCCGGACCAACACGCCGATCTGGGCGGTCGGCGTCCGCGCCAACCCGCTGGCCGATCGGTTGGGCCTCGACCAGACCCGTGGAGGCCGCGTCGTGGTCAATGCGGACCTGAGCCTGCCCGACCGCCCGAATGTGTTCGTCGTGGGCGACATGGCGGCCAGCGCGGATGGGGAAGGCGCGTTGCACCCCCAGCTGGCCTCGGTCGCGCGGCAGGCCGGCCGGCATGTGGGTCATGTCATCCAGCACCGGCTCCGCCAGGAGACGGCGCCGCCGTTCGTGTACCGGAATCCCGGCATCATGGCGACCGTCAGCCGCCACGCCGCCGTCGCCGAGTTTCCCGGCGACATCCGGCTCGAGGGCTTTTTCGCCTGGATGAGCTGGCTCGTTCTCCATCTCATTCTGCTCGTGGGCTTCCACAATCGCATGCACGTGTTCATCAGCTGGTTGTGCACCTACCTGACCCACAACCGCAGCGCGCGCCTGATCCTGCATATGGGGCACCACGACGAGATCGCCGAGGCTACTCCGCCGGCAAAACCGCCGGCCCATCGCCTCCCGGATACGCAACCCGCGCTCGTTCACGCCCGGAGACGGGGGCAGACGGCCGAGGATGCGAGCACGACGGAGGACCCCCTGCGCCATATCCATCTCCTGCTGGAACAGCGAAAACGCCAGCGTGCGGGATCGAATTCCTGA
- a CDS encoding sugar phosphate isomerase/epimerase, producing the protein MISRRHFVQTAVAAGPLALNPRWASHAFAAPGSPIACQQYTWFNFYQREEKDWFADYDASFRAFRASGLDGYEPAFGSLEEAERLRPFLKSHDVWMSSLYVNSTLHLAEAVDESIAQAVAIAQAGKSMGARIVVTNPSPIAWGSQENKNDEQLTRQAGALNRLGAMLREAGLTLAYHTHDPELRAGAREFHHMLLASDPANVKLCLDAHWVFRGAGDSQVALFDIVRLYGDRIVELHLRQSHNGIWSETFGDGDIDYRRLVAVLRERGIKPHLVLEQAAEKGTPKTMSTVDAQKQSLAYATEVFAPLMG; encoded by the coding sequence ATGATAAGCCGTCGCCACTTCGTACAGACCGCCGTCGCTGCCGGCCCCCTCGCCCTTAACCCGCGCTGGGCTTCACACGCTTTCGCCGCACCGGGCTCGCCCATCGCCTGCCAGCAGTATACCTGGTTCAACTTCTACCAGCGCGAAGAGAAAGACTGGTTCGCGGACTACGACGCCTCGTTCCGTGCGTTTCGCGCCTCCGGCCTCGACGGCTACGAGCCGGCATTCGGCTCCCTGGAGGAGGCCGAACGGCTGCGTCCGTTCCTGAAATCGCACGACGTGTGGATGTCGTCGTTGTACGTCAACTCGACGCTGCATCTCGCCGAAGCCGTCGACGAAAGCATCGCGCAGGCGGTCGCCATCGCGCAGGCGGGCAAATCGATGGGCGCGCGCATCGTCGTGACCAATCCGTCGCCGATTGCTTGGGGGAGTCAGGAGAACAAAAACGACGAACAGCTTACACGGCAGGCCGGCGCACTGAATCGGCTCGGCGCGATGTTGCGGGAGGCCGGCCTCACCCTCGCCTACCATACCCACGACCCGGAATTGCGCGCCGGCGCCCGCGAGTTTCATCACATGCTCCTCGCCTCGGACCCCGCGAACGTGAAACTATGCCTGGATGCGCACTGGGTGTTCCGCGGGGCTGGCGACTCCCAGGTCGCCTTGTTCGACATCGTCCGACTCTACGGCGACCGCATCGTGGAGCTTCACCTCCGGCAGTCGCACAACGGGATCTGGAGCGAAACCTTCGGCGATGGCGATATCGATTATCGCCGGCTGGTCGCCGTGCTGCGTGAACGCGGCATCAAACCGCATCTGGTGCTTGAACAGGCAGCCGAGAAAGGCACGCCCAAAACAATGTCGACTGTCGACGCCCAGAAGCAAAGCCTCGCCTACGCCACAGAGGTCTTCGCGCCGTTGATGGGTTGA